The stretch of DNA TCAAGGCCAAGGAACAGGAGATCCTGGAAGTCTGAAGCGGATGAACCCGGGAGGAGGAGGAAGCGAAGGCGTTTCCCTGCCAAGGCACGTCGCCATCATCATGGACGGCAACGGCCGCTGGGCCAGGCAGCGGGGACTGCCCAGGGCCGAGGGGCACCGCATGGGATCGCGTGCCGTCCGGGAGGTCGTGGAGTGCGCCCGGGAGCTCGGGATCCCCTACCTCACCCTGTACGCCTTTTCCGTCGAGAACTGGGGGCGGCCCGAGACCGAGGTGCGCACCCTGATGTCGCTGCTGCAGGAGTTCCTGGTGAGCGAGCTTCCCCTGATGCGGAGGCACGGGATCCGGCTCCGCGTCATCGGGGAGCCGTCCTCCCTGCCCGCGCCGGTCCGGCGGATCCTCGACCGCACGCTGGCCGCCACCGGGAAGAACACCGAGATGACGCTGACGCTGGGGCTCTCCTACGCGGGGCGCAACGAGATCGTCCGCGCGGCCCGCGCGATCGCCGCCGACGCCGCCGCGGGGAAGCTCGAGCCGGGAGCGGTGACGGAAGAGACCTTCTCGGGGCGCCTCGACACCGCGGGGATGCCCGATCCCGACCTCGTCATCCGCACCAGCGGCGAGCAGCGGGTCAGCAACTTCCTCCTTTGGCAGTCCGCCTACGCCGAGTTCGTGTTCACGGACGTCCTCTGGCCCGATTTCGGAAAGACCGACTTCCTGCGGGCGCTGGAGGAGTATTCCCGCCGCAACCGGAGATTCGGCCTGACCGACGAGCAGGCCGGGACCCCGCCGGCGAAGTGACGATGCTGACGAAGCGGGTCGCCACCGCCGCCGTCCTTCTCCCCCTCGTGATCGGTTCCATCCTGTGGTCCGGGAAGCAGCCGCTCGGCTGGCCCTTCCTGCTCCTGTGCGGCGCGGCGGCCGCGCTCTGCGCGTATGAGCTGTTCCGGATGTTCGCGTGGGAAGGGCGGGACCTTGCGGCGGGGGTCGCGCTCGCGGCGCTGGTGTACCTCTCCGCCACGGTCCTGCCGGCCGCGCTCTCCCTCCCGGCGGTCCTGCTCTTCGCGGTGCTGGCCGTCCTCCACCCGCTGCCGGGGGCGGACGACATCGGGGCGAAGACGCTGCGGGCGGCGATGCTGGTCCTCGGCGCGGTCTACGCCGGCGGGCTCCCCGCGATGTACCCCATGACGCTGGCCCTCCCCCGCGGAGAGCACTGGGTGCTCCTGGGGATCCTCACCGTGTCGGCAGGGGACACCCTGGCCTACTTCACGGGAAGGACGCTGGGCCGCCGCAAGCTCGCTCCCGCGCTTTCCCCCAACAAGACGGTCGAGGGCGCCGCCGGCGGGCTCGCGGGAAGCGTCGCCTGCTCCGTCCTGTACGCCCACTGGCTCCTCCCCGGCGTCCCGGCGTGGTACGTCGCGCTGGCGGGGGCGGCCGTCGGGGCCTTCGGGCAGGGGGGAGACCTCTTCGAGTCGCTGCTGAAGCGCGCGGCGGGGGTGAAGGACAGCGGGACCGCGCTTCCGGGGCACGGCGGGATCCTCGACCGGGTGGACGGGATGCTGGCGGCGGCGCCGGTCCTGTACCTGGCGGCGGCTTTCGCGTCTCTGGTGGAGTCGTGGAGTTGAGGCGCCGCGGCGTCGTCGTGCTCGGAGCCACCGGCTCCGTGGGCCGGAACGCGCTCGACGTCATCTCGCGCTTCCCCCGGCGCTTCCGCGCGACCGCCCTGTGCGCGGGAAGCAACCACCGCGCGCTGGCGGCGCTGGCCCGCCTCCATCGGCCCGACGCCGTCTGCCTTTGGGAGGGAGACGCGGCGGCGCTCCGGAAGGAGCTTCCCCGGGGAACGCGCATCCTCGTCGGCGAGGAGGGAATGACGGAAGCCGCGTGCGCCGGCAACGCCGACATCGTCCTCGCGGCCGCGTCCGGCATCTCCTGCATCCGGCCCGTGATCTCGGCGGCGGAGGCGGGGAAGCGGATCGCCCTGGCGAACAAGGAGCTCCTCGTGACGGCCGGCAAGTTCCTGACCGCCGCGGCGAAGCGGGGCGGGGCCGAGATCCTGCCCGTCGACAGCGAGCACTCCGCGGTGTTCCAGGTCATCGGGAGGAACCGGCGGGAGGACATCCTCCGCGTCATCCTCACCGCGTCCGGAGGGCCGTTCCGGAACCACACCGTGGAGCAGATGCGCTCCGTCACGGTCACGGAGGCGCTGGGGCATCCCGTCTGGCGGATGGGCGCGAAGATCTCCGTGGATTCCGCGACGCTGATGAACAAGGGGCTGGAGGTGATCGAGGCCACATGGCTCTTCGGCCTCCCTCCCGGACGGATCGACGTGGTGATCCACCCGCAGTCGGTCATCCATTCGATGGTCGAGTTCCGCGACGGCTCCGTGCTCGCGCAGATGGGAATTCCCGACATGCGGATCCCGATCGGCTACGCCCTCGGCTACCCCGATCGGCTGCCGCTGGAACTGCCGCGTTTGCGGCCGCATCGAATGGAGGGATGGGGGTTCGAGGCTCCCGACCGGAAGAGATTTCCGGCCCTGTCGCTCGCCTACGCGGCCGCGGAAACCGGGGGGACGGCCCCCGCGGTGCTGAACGGCGCCAACGAGGAAGCGGTCCGGGCGTTCCTTTCCCGCCGGATCGGTTTCACCGACATCGTCCGCGTCGTGGACCGAGTGATGTCCGGCTGGGGCGGGTCGTTCGCCGCGAGGAGCCTGAAGGACGCGCTCGCCGCGGACGCGCTCTCCCGGCGCGACGCGCGGGAAAGGATCAACAGGACCAGGAGACCGTTTCCATCATGATCTATTTCCTTTCGTTCATCGTCGTCCTCGGGATCCTCATCTTCGTGCACGAGTTCGGCCACTTCATCGTCGCCCGGAAGCTCGGGGTGGGGGTCACCAAGTTCTCCTTCGGCTTCGGGCCGAAGCTCTTCGGCGTGCAGCGGGGCGAGACGGAATACCTTGTCTCCGCGATCCCCCTCGGGGGGTATGTCAAGCTGATCGGGGAGAGCGACACCGACGATGTGCCGCCCGAGATGGCGGCGCGCTCCTTCAGCGCCAAGCCCACCTGGGTGAAGATGGCCGTCGTCGCCGCCGGGCCCGCCGGGAATCTCCTCTTCGCCGTCATCGTGTTCTGGATCGTCTTCCTCGGCGGCGTGCCGTCGCTGACGACGAAGATCGGGGACGTGGTGGCCGACACCCCGGCTGCGCGCGCCGGGATCCTGAAAGGGGACGTCGTGGCGCGGGTGGACGGGACGCCGGTGAAGAGCTGGGAGGAGCTGGCGGCCCGGATCCGGCAGGGCACCCCCGGCCGGCCGCTCGTCTTCACGATCGTGCGGGACGGGAAGGAGCTCGAGATCCCGGTGGCCCCCGTGATGCGCGAGGGATTGAGCGTCTTCGGTGAGAAGGTCTCGGAGCCGAAGGTCGGCATTGCCGCGGGGCAGGAGGTGGTCTACCAGGAGATCGGCGTGGGGGCGGCGTTCGTGCGCGGCGTGGCGGAGACGGGGAAACTCGTTCACCTCACGGCGCTGACGGTCGTGAAGCTGGTCACGCGGGTCCTGCCCTCCGATACGCTGGGGGGGCCGATCCTCATCGCCCAGATCGCGGGGGACCAGGCGCGGCAGGGGATCTCCCCGTTCGCCTATTTCCTGGGGCTGTTGAGCGTCAACCTGGGCATCCTGAACCTCCTGCCGATCCCGATCCTCGACGGGGGGCACCTCGTCTTCTTCGCGGTGGAAGGGGTGCTGCGCCGGCCGATCTCGCAGCAGGCGCGGGCGGTGGCGCAGCAGGTGGGGCTGGCGCTCATCCTCATGCTGACCGCGCTCGTCTTCTACAACGACATCGTTCGGCTGTTGTCCCGGTGATCCTGGCAATAGAAACCGCGACGCCGCACGGGAGCGTGGCGCTGGTCGAGGGCGGGGCGGTCGCGGCGGAGAGCTTCCTTCCGGAAGGGAGGCAGGCGTCCGAGACCGTACTCTCCGCCGTCTCGGCCCTCCTCGAAACCCGCGGCATCGCCGCTCCGGCCGGCATCTCCTGCGTGGCGGTCTCGGCGGGACCCGGCTCGTTCACCGGGCTTCGTGTGGGAATGGCGGCGGCGAAGGGGTACGGCTTCGGGTGGGGATTGCCGATCGCCCTCGTGCCGACGCTGGAGGCGCTTGCATCCCGGATCCCGGCGGAAGGGCGGATCGTCTGCCCCGTCCTGGACGCCCGGAAAAAGGAGGTGTACGCGGCGCTCTTCCGGCGGGAAGGAGGCGCCCTCTCGCGCCTGACGCCCGACCTGGCGCTCCCTCCCGCGGCGCTGATCGACCGCCTCCCAGGGGAGGAGATCGTCCTCTGCGGCGATGGGCTGAAACCTTTCGGGCCGATGTTCGCGGACCGTCTCGGGGGCCGGGCGATGTATGTTGAAGGGGCGGCGGGGCTGCCGTCGGCCGGCGCGGTGGGGATCCTGGGCGAGCGGGCGTTCCTCGCGGGGGGCGCCGTCGACCCGCGGGCGGCGCTCCCGTCGTACACCCGCCTACTCCTTTGATTGTCCTGAGTTATCTGGTATGCTGTACTACTCCATTATCGAGCGACGGAGGTGCCGATGGGCCAGAGTCAGGAAGAGAAAATGGCCGGCCTGATCGCCAAGGATCCGGAATTCAAGGCGCTGGTCGAGGAGCACCGCCTCCTCGACGAGAAGCTGAAGGAGCTGGATCGGAAGGTATACCTCCTTCCCGAGGAGGAGCTGGAGCGGAAGCGGCTCCAGAAGCTGAAACTCGCCCGGAAAGACAAGATCGCGCAGATCCTGGGCTCCTGACCCTGTGCCCTCCGGGGCGTTCCCGCGACGTTATAAGGGTACCCCGGCAGGCTCCACGGGACGGCTTTACCATCCCCATCGCGGGCCGCTTCGGAACGGCGGGAGGTTGACCATATGCAGATGACCGGCGCGGAAATCTTCGTCAGGACCCTTGCGGACCTCGGGGTGGAAACCGTCTTCGGCTATCCGGGCGGCGCGGTCCTGCACATCTACGACGCGCTGTTCCAGCACACCAAGGTCCGGCACATGCTGTGCCGCCACGAGCAGGGGGCCGTTCACATGGCGGACGGCTACGCCCGGGCCTCCGGAAAGACGGGGGTGTGCCTCGTGACCTCGGGGCCGGGGGCGACGAATACCGTCACGGGGATCGCCACGGCCTACATGGACTCGATCCCGATCGTCGTATTCTCCGGGCAGGTGCCCACCCTTTTGATCGGGAACGACGCCTTCCAGGAAGCGGACATCGTCGGGATCAGCCGGCCCTGCACCAAGCACAACTACCTGGTGAAGGAGGCGAAGGACCTCCCGCGGGTGATCAAGGAGGCGTTCTACATCGCCTCCACCGGCAGGCCGGGGCCGGTCCTCGTCGACATGCCGAAGGACGTCCTGGTCTCCAGCGCCCGGTACGTCCTTCCGGATAAGGTCGACGTCCGCGGGTACAAACCCAATTACGAGGGGCACCCGAAGCAGGTGGAGAGCGCCATGCGGATGCTCCTGTCCTCGGAGCGGCCGGTCGTGTACGCGGGGGGAGGGGTGATCCTCTCCAATGCCTCGGCCGAGCTCTCGGAGCTGACGCGCGCCCTTTCCCTGCCGATCACCACGACGCTGATGGGGATGGGGGCCTT from Thermodesulfobacteriota bacterium encodes:
- the dxr gene encoding 1-deoxy-D-xylulose-5-phosphate reductoisomerase, whose amino-acid sequence is MELRRRGVVVLGATGSVGRNALDVISRFPRRFRATALCAGSNHRALAALARLHRPDAVCLWEGDAAALRKELPRGTRILVGEEGMTEAACAGNADIVLAAASGISCIRPVISAAEAGKRIALANKELLVTAGKFLTAAAKRGGAEILPVDSEHSAVFQVIGRNRREDILRVILTASGGPFRNHTVEQMRSVTVTEALGHPVWRMGAKISVDSATLMNKGLEVIEATWLFGLPPGRIDVVIHPQSVIHSMVEFRDGSVLAQMGIPDMRIPIGYALGYPDRLPLELPRLRPHRMEGWGFEAPDRKRFPALSLAYAAAETGGTAPAVLNGANEEAVRAFLSRRIGFTDIVRVVDRVMSGWGGSFAARSLKDALAADALSRRDARERINRTRRPFPS
- the tsaB gene encoding tRNA (adenosine(37)-N6)-threonylcarbamoyltransferase complex dimerization subunit type 1 TsaB, encoding MILAIETATPHGSVALVEGGAVAAESFLPEGRQASETVLSAVSALLETRGIAAPAGISCVAVSAGPGSFTGLRVGMAAAKGYGFGWGLPIALVPTLEALASRIPAEGRIVCPVLDARKKEVYAALFRREGGALSRLTPDLALPPAALIDRLPGEEIVLCGDGLKPFGPMFADRLGGRAMYVEGAAGLPSAGAVGILGERAFLAGGAVDPRAALPSYTRLLL
- a CDS encoding phosphatidate cytidylyltransferase: MLTKRVATAAVLLPLVIGSILWSGKQPLGWPFLLLCGAAAALCAYELFRMFAWEGRDLAAGVALAALVYLSATVLPAALSLPAVLLFAVLAVLHPLPGADDIGAKTLRAAMLVLGAVYAGGLPAMYPMTLALPRGEHWVLLGILTVSAGDTLAYFTGRTLGRRKLAPALSPNKTVEGAAGGLAGSVACSVLYAHWLLPGVPAWYVALAGAAVGAFGQGGDLFESLLKRAAGVKDSGTALPGHGGILDRVDGMLAAAPVLYLAAAFASLVESWS
- the rseP gene encoding RIP metalloprotease RseP, whose amino-acid sequence is MIYFLSFIVVLGILIFVHEFGHFIVARKLGVGVTKFSFGFGPKLFGVQRGETEYLVSAIPLGGYVKLIGESDTDDVPPEMAARSFSAKPTWVKMAVVAAGPAGNLLFAVIVFWIVFLGGVPSLTTKIGDVVADTPAARAGILKGDVVARVDGTPVKSWEELAARIRQGTPGRPLVFTIVRDGKELEIPVAPVMREGLSVFGEKVSEPKVGIAAGQEVVYQEIGVGAAFVRGVAETGKLVHLTALTVVKLVTRVLPSDTLGGPILIAQIAGDQARQGISPFAYFLGLLSVNLGILNLLPIPILDGGHLVFFAVEGVLRRPISQQARAVAQQVGLALILMLTALVFYNDIVRLLSR
- a CDS encoding isoprenyl transferase produces the protein MNPGGGGSEGVSLPRHVAIIMDGNGRWARQRGLPRAEGHRMGSRAVREVVECARELGIPYLTLYAFSVENWGRPETEVRTLMSLLQEFLVSELPLMRRHGIRLRVIGEPSSLPAPVRRILDRTLAATGKNTEMTLTLGLSYAGRNEIVRAARAIAADAAAGKLEPGAVTEETFSGRLDTAGMPDPDLVIRTSGEQRVSNFLLWQSAYAEFVFTDVLWPDFGKTDFLRALEEYSRRNRRFGLTDEQAGTPPAK
- a CDS encoding YdcH family protein, with translation MAGLIAKDPEFKALVEEHRLLDEKLKELDRKVYLLPEEELERKRLQKLKLARKDKIAQILGS